The stretch of DNA CCTCTTGCGGATATTGGCCAGGCTCGGAGCCCACCTGAGCACCATCCAGTATATCTTGAGCGGCAGCAATAGCCGCTCGAAGAACAGATTTATCTACAGTGATTACTGCTGCTTCAAAGGTGGATACCGCAGTTGTTAATGCTGCAAGCGCAGTACTAACTTCGTTTTGGGTAGCACCTGTATCATCCACCACACCTAGGGCAGCTTCAATGGCGCTCTCAAAAGTATCGTAGGCAGCTTGCGGATATTCCCCAACATCCTCGCCAACCACTGCACTATCTAAAAGTTCCAAAGCTGCGGTGATGGCCGCTTCAAGTGCTGATTTATCCACCACCATCAGACCGGCAGCAAAAAGCCGCCCCAAGAGGGAGTTGAAATCCTCTTTTAGAGCGGCAACAGTGCTGGCTTCACTGTTAGTTTGGCCTAGTGCTGGTTTTAGTTCGGTTCCCTTGAAGGTGAGCTTACCACCAGCTGTAATCTCCAGCTGGCCACCCACCACCCATTTCTGCCCGCCTTGTTCGTGATAGTTTTTAACATTACTCATCTACCATCACCTACGCTTTCACCTTGAGAATTTTAATGGCTTCTTTAAGGATCAGCTTGCCATCCACCCGCTGCGCTGCCCTAAACCCTACTTGACCGGTGGCGGCATAGAGTTCGTTCAGCCTTTGAAAAATCCTTCCCTGACGGTCAGCAATCCAGTAGTAGCCCATATCACCGAAGGCGATCACTTTTTCCCCAGCGGCAATGGTGGGCACATAAGCCGAGGTCTTGACGGGACGGTTTAACAAAGTGTCCGGGTCGCCTGCAGTGA from Desulfoscipio gibsoniae DSM 7213 encodes:
- a CDS encoding FIVAR domain-containing protein, translated to MSNVKNYHEQGGQKWVVGGQLEITAGGKLTFKGTELKPALGQTNSEASTVAALKEDFNSLLGRLFAAGLMVVDKSALEAAITAALELLDSAVVGEDVGEYPQAAYDTFESAIEAALGVVDDTGATQNEVSTALAALTTAVSTFEAAVITVDKSVLRAAIAAAQDILDGAQVGSEPGQYPQEAVTAFETAIGAAQAVVENADATQTNVDDAVTALATAVSTFEAAVITE